The following coding sequences are from one Streptomyces sp. NBC_01232 window:
- the argS gene encoding arginine--tRNA ligase → MASVPSLASSVNQRVADALVSALPEAGAADPLLRRSDRADFQANGILALAKKAKANPRELATTVVEGIPTGDLIQEIEVSGPGFLNITITDRAIIETLAARAGDDRLGVPLAANPGTTVIDYAQPNVAKEMHVGHLRSAVIGAAMVEILEFTGEKVVRRHHIGDWGTQFGMLIQYLLEHPHELDHKSDAEVSGEEAMSNLNRLYKASRALFDSDEEFKTRARARVVDLQAGDPETLSLWQRFVDESKIYFYSVFNKLDMDIQDPDVVGESGYNDMLVETCKLLEESGVAVRSNGALCVFFDDVKGPDGNPTPLIVQKSDGGFGYAATDLSAIRNRVAELGATELIYVVDARQSLHFRMVFETARRAGWLNDGVKAVQLAFGTVLGKDGKPFKTREGETVRLVDLLDEAVERATAVVREKAEKVGLTEAEIVENGQYVGIGAVKYADLSTSAARDYKFDLDQMVSLNGDTSVYLQYAYARIKSILRRAGDRKPVAHPELELAPAERALGLHLDHFGELIAEAAADHAPHKVAAYLYQLSSLFTTFYEQCPVVKPEPELVVGENRLFLCDLTARTLTKGMSLLGIRTPEKL, encoded by the coding sequence ATGGCCTCGGTCCCCTCCCTCGCTTCTTCCGTCAATCAGCGCGTCGCGGACGCCCTCGTCTCCGCCCTGCCGGAGGCCGGTGCCGCGGACCCGCTGCTGCGACGAAGCGACCGGGCCGACTTCCAGGCCAACGGCATCCTGGCGCTGGCGAAGAAGGCGAAGGCCAACCCGCGCGAGCTGGCGACGACCGTGGTCGAGGGCATCCCGACCGGTGACCTGATCCAGGAGATCGAGGTCTCCGGCCCCGGCTTCCTCAACATCACCATCACCGACCGGGCGATCATCGAGACCCTCGCCGCCCGTGCCGGCGACGACCGTCTCGGCGTCCCGCTCGCGGCGAACCCGGGCACCACGGTGATCGACTACGCGCAGCCGAACGTCGCCAAGGAGATGCACGTCGGGCACCTGCGCTCCGCCGTGATCGGCGCGGCGATGGTGGAGATCCTGGAGTTCACGGGCGAGAAGGTGGTCCGTCGCCACCACATCGGCGACTGGGGCACCCAGTTCGGCATGCTCATCCAGTACCTGCTGGAGCACCCGCACGAGCTGGACCACAAGTCGGACGCGGAGGTCTCCGGCGAGGAGGCCATGTCCAACCTGAACCGCCTCTACAAGGCGTCGCGCGCGCTCTTCGACTCCGACGAGGAGTTCAAGACGCGGGCCCGGGCCCGGGTGGTGGACCTCCAGGCCGGTGACCCGGAGACCCTCTCCCTGTGGCAGCGGTTCGTCGACGAGTCGAAGATCTACTTCTACTCCGTCTTCAACAAGCTGGACATGGACATCCAGGACCCCGACGTGGTCGGCGAGTCCGGGTACAACGACATGCTCGTGGAGACCTGCAAGCTCCTGGAGGAGTCGGGCGTCGCCGTCCGCTCCAACGGCGCGCTCTGCGTGTTCTTCGACGACGTCAAGGGCCCGGACGGCAACCCGACCCCGCTGATCGTGCAGAAGTCGGACGGCGGCTTCGGCTACGCGGCGACCGACCTGTCGGCGATCCGCAACCGGGTCGCCGAGCTGGGTGCGACCGAGCTGATCTACGTGGTCGACGCGCGGCAGTCCCTGCACTTCAGGATGGTCTTCGAGACGGCGCGCCGGGCGGGCTGGCTGAACGACGGGGTCAAGGCCGTCCAGCTGGCCTTCGGCACCGTGCTCGGCAAGGACGGCAAGCCGTTCAAGACCCGTGAGGGCGAGACGGTCCGGCTGGTGGACCTGCTGGACGAGGCCGTGGAGCGGGCGACGGCGGTCGTGCGCGAGAAGGCCGAGAAGGTGGGCCTGACCGAGGCGGAGATCGTCGAGAACGGTCAGTACGTCGGCATCGGCGCGGTGAAGTACGCCGACCTGTCGACCTCGGCGGCGCGCGACTACAAGTTCGACCTGGACCAGATGGTCTCGCTGAACGGCGACACCTCGGTGTACCTCCAGTACGCGTACGCCCGGATCAAGTCGATCCTGCGCCGGGCCGGCGACCGCAAGCCGGTCGCGCACCCGGAGCTGGAGCTGGCGCCGGCCGAGCGCGCGCTGGGCCTGCACCTGGACCACTTCGGCGAGCTGATCGCCGAGGCGGCCGCGGACCACGCCCCGCACAAGGTGGCCGCGTACCTGTACCAGCTGTCGTCGCTGTTCACGACGTTCTACGAGCAGTGCCCGGTCGTGAAGCCGGAGCCGGAGCTCGTCGTCGGCGAGAACCGCCTCTTCCTGTGCGACCTGACCGCCCGCACCCTGACGAAGGGCATGTCCCTCCTGGGCATCCGCACCCCCGAGAAGCTCTGA